Proteins encoded within one genomic window of Theobroma cacao cultivar B97-61/B2 chromosome 7, Criollo_cocoa_genome_V2, whole genome shotgun sequence:
- the LOC18593186 gene encoding probable amino acid permease 7: protein MGEAHVDHQTPLLHKQQPQDTVINRTGTLWTAVAHIITGVIGAGVLSLAWSMAQLGWIAGPLATLLFASIIFISSSLLWNCYRTPDPELGPIRNRSYIEAVDMNLGKKNARVCSLFVQVGLYGVGIAYTITTATSMRAIQKSNCYHTQGHKAACYYDDTYYMLAFGVVQLILSQIPNFHSIHWLSVVAAIMSFAYAFIGLGLGIAKVIGNGHLKGTIGGISTSTTAEKIWLVSQALGDIAFSYPYSLILIEIQDTLKSPPHENETMKKASIISISATTFFYLCCGGLGYAAFGDDTPGNLLTGFGFYEPYWLIDFANACIVLHLIGGYQVYSQPLFANVEKWISGKFPDSGFIHKDFNLKLPLLPAFRLNFLRLCFRTVYVASTTTIGMLFPYFNQVLGVIGGIYFWPLSIYFPVQMYVKQRNIEAWSRKWVLLQSFSTFCLPLTLIAMVGSIEGLISAKAELS from the exons ATGGGAGAAGCGCATGTTGATCATCAGACACCACTGTTGCATAAGCAACAGCCACAGGATACTGTCATTAACAGAACTG GGACTCTATGGACCGCGGTGGCACATATAATAACTGGGGTCATAGGGGCAGGGGTGCTGTCTCTGGCATGGAGCATGGCTCAACTGGGTTGGATTGCAGGACCCTTGGCTACGCTGCTCTTTGCatctatcattttcatttcctcTTCACTTCTCTGGAACTGCTACAGAACTCCTGATCCTGAACTTGGACCCATCAGAAATCGCTCCTACATAGAGGCTGTGGACATGAATTTAG GCAAAAAGAATGCACGGGTGTGCAGCCTTTTCGTGCAAGTAGGCTTGTATGGTGTGGGAATAGCATATACAATTACAACTGCTACTAGCATGAG AgcaattcaaaaatcaaactGTTACCACACACAAGGGCATAAGGCTGCATGTTATTATGACGATACTTACTATATGCTAGCTTTCGGAGTTGTTCAATTAATACTGTCTCAGATACCTAATTTTCACAGCATTCACTGGCTGTCGGTAGTTGCTGCAATCATGTCCTTCGCTTATGCTTTCATTGGACTTGGACTTGGCATTGCTAAAGTTATTG GAAATGGTCATCTTAAGGGTACCATTGGAGGAATCTCAACATCGACTACTGCTGAGAAAATCTGGCTGGTATCTCAAGCACTCGGAGACATAGCATTTTCCTATCCATACTCCCTAATTCTTATTGAGATTCAG GATACTTTAAAGTCACCTCCTCATGAAAATGAGACCATGAAGAAAGCCTCAATAATATCAATTTCTGCTACAACTTTTTTCTACCTCTGCTGTGGAGGACTTGGATATGCAGCCTTCGGAGATGATACACCAGGGAACCTCTTGACAGGTTTTGGATTCTACGAGCCATATTGGCTCATCGACTTTGCTAATGCATGCATTGTGCTTCATCTAATTGGAGGATATCAG GTTTACAGTCAGCCACTATTtgcaaatgttgaaaaatggATCTCTGGGAAATTCCCTGACAGTGGATTCATACACAAGGATTTCAACTTGAAACTCCCACTTTTACCGGCTTTTCGGTTAAATTTTCTCAGACTATGTTTCCGGACTGTTTATGTTGCTTCTACAACAACAATTGGTATGTTATTTCCATATTTCAACCAAGTTTTGGGAGTGATAGGAGGCATCTACTTTTGGCCTCTATCAATATATTTTCCAGTGCAGATGTACGTTAAGCAGAGAAACATCGAAGCCTGGTCAAGAAAGTGGGTGCTGCTTCAAAGTTTTAGCACTTTTTGCTTGCCCCTCACATTGATTGCCATGGTCGGGTCGATTGAAGGGCTTATAAGTGCCAAAGCCGAATTAAGTTAA
- the LOC18593188 gene encoding probable amino acid permease 7 isoform X3, translating into MGEEGEDNQSPLLASSSSSTEVSAWPVERTGTLWTATAHVITGVIGAGVLSLAWSTAQLGWIAGPMSMLVFAGITLVSTNLLCDCYMYPDPEHGPIRIKSYMDAVKLYLGRKRTWLCALLQNLSLYGTDIAYVITTSTCMRAIQKSNCYHREGHNAPCSYGDTPYMLLFGAVQVVMSQIPDFHNMEWLSVVAAIMSFTYSFIGFGLGFAQVIENGEIKGSITGVPAASIADKLWLSFQALGDIAFAYPYSIILLEIQDTLRSPPPENKTMKKASMISIFVTTFFYLCCGCFGYAAFGNNTPGNLLTGFGFYEPYWLIDFANACIVLHLVGGYQIYSQPVFAFVERWFTEKFPGSGFVNKFYTFKLPLLPTFQINLFKICFRTAYVASTTILAMIFPYFNQVLGVLGALNFWPLAIYFPVEMYFVQKKIQPWTRKWIVLRSFSSVCLLVTIVGLIGSIQGLISAKLG; encoded by the exons ATGGGGGAAGAAGGAGAAGACAACCAGTCTCCATTGCTGGCAAGTTCTTCCTCAAGTACTGAGGTATCAGCATGGCCTGTCGAAAGAACAG GGACTCTTTGGACTGCAACAGCACACGTCATAACAGGAGTGATAGGGGCAGGAGTTCTATCTCTTGCGTGGAGCACTGCTCAGCTAGGATGGATTGCAGGCCCCATGTCCATGCTTGTCTTTGCAGGCATAACCCTTGTTTCTACCAACCTCCTATGTGACTGCTACATGTATCCTGACCCTGAACATGGTCCCATCAGAATCAAATCTTACATGGATGCTGTCAAATTGTATTTGG GTAGAAAACGGACATGGTTGTGTGCTTTGCTTCAAAACTTGAGCCTGTACGGGACTGATATTGCTTATGTAATTACAACTTCAACCTGTATGAG AGCAATTCAGAAATCAAACTGTTACCACAGAGAAGGGCATAATGCTCCATGTTCATATGGAGATACTCCCTATATGCTGCTGTTTGGAGCTGTTCAGGTTGTAATGTCACAGATACCAGATTTCCACAACATGGAATGGCTTTCAGTGGTTGCTGCAATCATGTCTTTTACTTACTCTTTCATAGGATTTGGACTTGGGTTTGCACAAGTGATAG AAAATGGAGAGATTAAGGGGAGTATAACTGGAGTGCCTGCTGCTAGTATTGCTGATAAACTATGGTTATCATTCCAGGCACTTGGAGACATTGCTTTTGCCTACCCATATTCAATCATTCTTCTAGAAATACAG GATACTTTGAGGTCACCTCCACCAGAGAACAAGACCATGAAAAAGGCCTCAATGATTTCAATCTTTGTAACAACCTTCTTCTACCTCTGTTGTGGATGCTTCGGATATGCTGCCTTTGGCAACAACACACCTGGAAATCTCTTGACAGGATTTGGATTTTACGAGCCTTACTGGCTCATTGATTTTGCTAATGCTTGCATTGTTCTTCATCTGGTGGGAGGATATCAG ATTTACAGTCAGCCAGTGTTTGCATTTGTGGAGAGATGGTTTACTGAGAAGTTCCCAGGCAGTGGATTTGTGAATAAGTTCTATACATTCAAACTCCCATTGTTGCCTACGTTTCAGATTAATCTTTTCAAGATATGCTTTCGAACAGCCTATGTTGCATCCACGACTATTCTTGCAATGATCTTCCCATACTTCAACCAGGTTTTAGGAGTGCTCGGGGCATTGAACTTTTGGCCCTTGGCTATATATTTTCCAGTGGAAATGTACTTTGTGCAGAAGAAAATTCAACCCTGGACCAGAAAATGGATCGTTCTTAGGAGTTTCAGCTCTGTTTGCTTGCTTGTGACAATAGTAGGCTTGATAGGGTCGATTCAAGGGCTTATTAGTGCAAAATTAGGATAG
- the LOC18593188 gene encoding probable amino acid permease 7 isoform X2, producing the protein MAVQHFLELSNGGCDDDGHPARTGTLWSCVAHIITAVIGSGVLSLAWSTSQLGWIAGPTALLIFATMTYVSAFLLSDCYRSNDGTRNKSYMDAVRLYLGRKRTWLCALLQNLSLYGTDIAYVITTSTCMRAIQKSNCYHREGHNAPCSYGDTPYMLLFGAVQVVMSQIPDFHNMEWLSVVAAIMSFTYSFIGFGLGFAQVIENGEIKGSITGVPAASIADKLWLSFQALGDIAFAYPYSIILLEIQDTLRSPPPENKTMKKASMISIFVTTFFYLCCGCFGYAAFGNNTPGNLLTGFGFYEPYWLIDFANACIVLHLVGGYQIYSQPVFAFVERWFTEKFPGSGFVNKFYTFKLPLLPTFQINLFKICFRTAYVASTTILAMIFPYFNQVLGVLGALNFWPLAIYFPVEMYFVQKKIQPWTRKWIVLRSFSSVCLLVTIVGLIGSIQGLISAKLG; encoded by the exons ATGGCAGTTCAGCATTTCCTCGAGCTTAGTAATGGCGGCTGTGACGATGATGGTCATCCAGCAAGAACTG GAACCTTGTGGAGTTGCGTTGCTCACATAATCACTGCTGTCATCGGCTCTGGAGTTCTGTCCCTGGCATGGAGTACTTCACAGCTAGGATGGATAGCAGGGCCTACTGCCCTGCTCATTTTTGCTACTATGACCTATGTTTCCGCCTTCCTTCTTTCTGATTGTTATCGGTCCAACGATGGAACACGAAACAAGTCTTACATGGATGCTGTTAGACTGTATCTCG GTAGAAAACGGACATGGTTGTGTGCTTTGCTTCAAAACTTGAGCCTGTACGGGACTGATATTGCTTATGTAATTACAACTTCAACCTGTATGAG AGCAATTCAGAAATCAAACTGTTACCACAGAGAAGGGCATAATGCTCCATGTTCATATGGAGATACTCCCTATATGCTGCTGTTTGGAGCTGTTCAGGTTGTAATGTCACAGATACCAGATTTCCACAACATGGAATGGCTTTCAGTGGTTGCTGCAATCATGTCTTTTACTTACTCTTTCATAGGATTTGGACTTGGGTTTGCACAAGTGATAG AAAATGGAGAGATTAAGGGGAGTATAACTGGAGTGCCTGCTGCTAGTATTGCTGATAAACTATGGTTATCATTCCAGGCACTTGGAGACATTGCTTTTGCCTACCCATATTCAATCATTCTTCTAGAAATACAG GATACTTTGAGGTCACCTCCACCAGAGAACAAGACCATGAAAAAGGCCTCAATGATTTCAATCTTTGTAACAACCTTCTTCTACCTCTGTTGTGGATGCTTCGGATATGCTGCCTTTGGCAACAACACACCTGGAAATCTCTTGACAGGATTTGGATTTTACGAGCCTTACTGGCTCATTGATTTTGCTAATGCTTGCATTGTTCTTCATCTGGTGGGAGGATATCAG ATTTACAGTCAGCCAGTGTTTGCATTTGTGGAGAGATGGTTTACTGAGAAGTTCCCAGGCAGTGGATTTGTGAATAAGTTCTATACATTCAAACTCCCATTGTTGCCTACGTTTCAGATTAATCTTTTCAAGATATGCTTTCGAACAGCCTATGTTGCATCCACGACTATTCTTGCAATGATCTTCCCATACTTCAACCAGGTTTTAGGAGTGCTCGGGGCATTGAACTTTTGGCCCTTGGCTATATATTTTCCAGTGGAAATGTACTTTGTGCAGAAGAAAATTCAACCCTGGACCAGAAAATGGATCGTTCTTAGGAGTTTCAGCTCTGTTTGCTTGCTTGTGACAATAGTAGGCTTGATAGGGTCGATTCAAGGGCTTATTAGTGCAAAATTAGGATAG
- the LOC18593185 gene encoding transcription factor MYB80 — MGRIPCCEKDNVKRGQWTPEEDNKLSSYIAQHGTRNWRLIPKNAGLQRCGKSCRLRWTNYLRPDLKHGQFSEAEEQTIVKLHSVVGNRWSLIAAQLPGRTDNDVKNHWNTKLKKRLSGMGIDPVTHKPFSHLMAEIATTLAPPQVAHLAEAALGCFKDEMLHLLTKKRIDFQLQQSNAAPGTNTVPYVTSKQEEKDDAVEKIKLNLSRAMQEPDMLPLNKPWESSGATSANFAGACGVFPVSVTGFQYGPSFGNEGGGSPWSQSMCTGSTCTAGEQGRSHDKLKDENGDESEGGKEIKNASSIFNTDCVLWDIPSDDLINPIYREAFNNKE, encoded by the exons atggGTCGGATTCCATGTTGTGAGAAGGACAATGTGAAAAGAGGACAATGGACACCTGAGGAAGACAACAAGCTCTCCTCTTACATCGCCCAACATGGCACCCGTAATTGGCGACTCATCCCCAAGAATGCTG GTCTTCAAAGATGTGGGAAAAGCTGTAGGTTGCGATGGACCAATTACCTCCGGCCAGACCTTAAGCATGGCCAATTCTCAGAGGCGGAGGAGCAAACTATTGTCAAACTTCATTCTGTTGTTGGCAATCG ATGGTCATTGATTGCAGCTCAGTTACCTGGCCGCACCGACAATGATGTCAAAAATCATTGGAACACCAAGCTGAAGAAGAGGCTTTCAGGCATGGGAATTGATCCCGTCACCCACAAGCCTTTCTCTCACCTCATGGCTGAGATCGCCACCACGCTGGCTCCGCCGCAGGTGGCTCACCTAGCAGAAGCAGCACTTGGCTGTTTCAAAGATGAAATGCTCCACCTCCTCACTAAGAAACGCATTGATTTCCAGCTTCAACAATCAAACGCCGCACCAGGAACAAACACAGTTCCTTATGTTACCAGCAAACAAGAGGAGAAAGATGATGCAGTTGAGAAGATCAAACTGAATTTATCGAGAGCTATGCAAGAACCTGACATGCTACCCCTGAATAAGCCATGGGAGTCTTCTGGGGCAACATCGGCTAATTTTGCAGGGGCCTGTGGTGTTTTCCCTGTCTCTGTTACTGGATTTCAGTAtggtccatcttttggtaatGAAGGGGGTGGCTCACCATGGAGCCAGAGTATGTGTACCGGAAGCACATGCACAGCAGGGGAACAAGGCAGGTCTCATGACAAATTAAAGGATGAAAACGGAGATGAATCTGAAGGtggaaaagaaattaagaatgcATCAAGCATATTCAATACAGATTGTGTTTTATGGGATATACCATCTGATGATCTTATCAATCCTATATATAGAGAAGCTTTTAACAACAAAGAATAG
- the LOC18593188 gene encoding probable amino acid permease 7 isoform X1, with protein MGEEGEDNQSPLLASSSSSTEVSAWPVERTGTLWTATAHVITGVIGAGVLSLAWSTAQLGWIAGPMSMLVFAGITLVSTNLLCDCYMYPDPEHGPIRIKSYMDAVKLYLGEKSHKVCGVIAQESLYGNALAYIITSASSIKAIQKSNCYHREGHNAPCSYGDTPYMLLFGAVQVVMSQIPDFHNMEWLSVVAAIMSFTYSFIGFGLGFAQVIENGEIKGSITGVPAASIADKLWLSFQALGDIAFAYPYSIILLEIQDTLRSPPPENKTMKKASMISIFVTTFFYLCCGCFGYAAFGNNTPGNLLTGFGFYEPYWLIDFANACIVLHLVGGYQIYSQPVFAFVERWFTEKFPGSGFVNKFYTFKLPLLPTFQINLFKICFRTAYVASTTILAMIFPYFNQVLGVLGALNFWPLAIYFPVEMYFVQKKIQPWTRKWIVLRSFSSVCLLVTIVGLIGSIQGLISAKLG; from the exons ATGGGGGAAGAAGGAGAAGACAACCAGTCTCCATTGCTGGCAAGTTCTTCCTCAAGTACTGAGGTATCAGCATGGCCTGTCGAAAGAACAG GGACTCTTTGGACTGCAACAGCACACGTCATAACAGGAGTGATAGGGGCAGGAGTTCTATCTCTTGCGTGGAGCACTGCTCAGCTAGGATGGATTGCAGGCCCCATGTCCATGCTTGTCTTTGCAGGCATAACCCTTGTTTCTACCAACCTCCTATGTGACTGCTACATGTATCCTGACCCTGAACATGGTCCCATCAGAATCAAATCTTACATGGATGCTGTCAAATTGTATTTGG GAGAGAAGAGCCACAAAGTGTGTGGAGTAATTGCACAAGAGAGCTTGTATGGGAATGCACTCGCCTATATCATCACCTCTGCTTCTAGCATCAA AGCAATTCAGAAATCAAACTGTTACCACAGAGAAGGGCATAATGCTCCATGTTCATATGGAGATACTCCCTATATGCTGCTGTTTGGAGCTGTTCAGGTTGTAATGTCACAGATACCAGATTTCCACAACATGGAATGGCTTTCAGTGGTTGCTGCAATCATGTCTTTTACTTACTCTTTCATAGGATTTGGACTTGGGTTTGCACAAGTGATAG AAAATGGAGAGATTAAGGGGAGTATAACTGGAGTGCCTGCTGCTAGTATTGCTGATAAACTATGGTTATCATTCCAGGCACTTGGAGACATTGCTTTTGCCTACCCATATTCAATCATTCTTCTAGAAATACAG GATACTTTGAGGTCACCTCCACCAGAGAACAAGACCATGAAAAAGGCCTCAATGATTTCAATCTTTGTAACAACCTTCTTCTACCTCTGTTGTGGATGCTTCGGATATGCTGCCTTTGGCAACAACACACCTGGAAATCTCTTGACAGGATTTGGATTTTACGAGCCTTACTGGCTCATTGATTTTGCTAATGCTTGCATTGTTCTTCATCTGGTGGGAGGATATCAG ATTTACAGTCAGCCAGTGTTTGCATTTGTGGAGAGATGGTTTACTGAGAAGTTCCCAGGCAGTGGATTTGTGAATAAGTTCTATACATTCAAACTCCCATTGTTGCCTACGTTTCAGATTAATCTTTTCAAGATATGCTTTCGAACAGCCTATGTTGCATCCACGACTATTCTTGCAATGATCTTCCCATACTTCAACCAGGTTTTAGGAGTGCTCGGGGCATTGAACTTTTGGCCCTTGGCTATATATTTTCCAGTGGAAATGTACTTTGTGCAGAAGAAAATTCAACCCTGGACCAGAAAATGGATCGTTCTTAGGAGTTTCAGCTCTGTTTGCTTGCTTGTGACAATAGTAGGCTTGATAGGGTCGATTCAAGGGCTTATTAGTGCAAAATTAGGATAG
- the LOC18593187 gene encoding cell division control protein 48 homolog C, whose product MGRRLGGGRSPSYSVLNQRILLRRIQSCQHNARSTVDEMVEHLQTNYPDYRRIKRQPLTRNVRQALQALHPCSKNTQKSSLSVSDFKFDDDGRDEHAVAPSSSSSPPPPSRSWKKPRRTDETEGRLQRMEDLHLQRRQSQHQSDSESDSESSSSSSSSSSSEEEEDGAVSTSEDAIYGQKEEPKFDLMKSMLRQGYTQCNSSKWKLEEKNIEMEVASNKLRNKIDMTNANKVSAELKEETKVSASVGAAAADGVEVKGKEGPRFRDLGGMGGVLEELKMEVIVPLYHPHLPRWLGVRPMAGILLHGPPGCGKTKLAHAIANETGVPFYKISAPEVVSGVSGASEENIRELFSKAYRTAPSIVFIDEIDAIASKRENLQREMERRIVTQLMTCMDESHRLVQPNDKESNLESSDSKPGYVLVIGATNRPDAVDPALRRPGRFDREIVLGVPDEIARHEILSVLTRNLRLEGSFDLLKIARATPGFVGADLAALANKAGNLAMKRIIDQRKHEFSRESIDEEQADEWWRQPWLPEEMEKLTITMADFEEAAKMVQPSSRREGFSTIPNVKWEDVGGLEFLRQEFDRYIVRRIKFPEDYAEFGVDLETGFLLYGPPGCGKTLIAKAVANEAGANFIHIKGPELLNKYVGESELAVRTLFSRARTCSPCILFFDEVDALTTKRGKEGGWVVERLLNQLLIELDGADQRRGVYVIGATNRPEVMDRAVLRPGRFGKLLYVPLPNPDERGLILKALARKKPIDASVDLSALGRMEACENLSGADLSALMNEAAMAALEEKLTSTGISETSLTIKTFHFERALSKISPSVSDKQKQFYQVLSESFKAA is encoded by the exons ATGGGAAGAAGATTAGGAGGCGGAAGGTCCCCCTCCTACTCTGTGCTTAACCAAAGGATTCTCCTCCGTCGAATCCAGTCGTGCCAGCACAACGCTCGCTCCACCGTCGATGAAATGGTGGAGCACCTTCAAACTAACTACCCTGATTACAGACGCATCAAGCGACAACCTTTAACCAGGAATGTCCGACAGGCCTTACAAGCTCTGCACCCTTGTTCCAAAAACACCCAAAAGTCCTCTCTTTCCGTTTCTGATTTCAAGTTTGATGATGATGGACGTGATGAACATGCCGTTGcaccttcttcttcttcttctcctcctcctccttcGCGTTCTTGGAAGAAACCCAGGAGAACCGATGAGACTGAAGGAAGGTTACAGCGTATGGAGGATTTGCACCTTCAAAGGAGACAGAGTCAGCACCAGTCCGACTCCGAGTCAGACTCGGAGTCATCCTCTTCttcctcatcatcatcttcatctgaagaagaagaagatgggGCAGTTTCAACTTCGGAAGATGCCATTTATGGCCAAAAAGAGGAGCccaaatttgatttaatgaaatcaatGCTGCGACAAGGTTACACTCAATGCAACAGCTCAaaatggaagcttgaagaaaagaaTATCGAAATGGAGGTTGCATCTAATAAGCTTAGGAATAAGATTGATATGACCAATGCGAACAAAGTGAGTGCTGAATTGAAAGAGGAAACAAAGGTTTCAGCTTCTGTAGGCGCTGCTGCTGCTGATGGTGTGGAGGTGAAAGGGAAAGAGGGCCCAAGGTTCAGGGATTTGGGTGGGATGGGAGGAGTGTTGGAGGAGTTGAAGATGGAAGTCATTGTGCCTCTTTACCACCCACATTTGCCACGGTGGTTGGGAGTCAGGCCAATGGCTGGCATTTTGCTCCATGGGCCGCCTGGCTGCGGCAAGACCAAATTGGCCCATGCCATTGCCAATGAGACTGGTGTTCCTTTCTATAAAATTTCGGCTCCCGAGGTGGTTTCTGGTGTCTCAG GTGCATCGGAAGAAAATATCAGGGAACTCTTCTCAAAAGCATACAGGACTGCCCCATCAATTGTATTTATTGATGAGATTGATGCTATTGCATCTAAAAGAGAAAATCTGCAGAGGGAGATGGAGCGCCGGATTGTCACTCAGTTAATGACCTGTATGgatgagtctcatagacttgTGCAACCAAACGATAAAGAGTCAAATTTGGAGAGCTCTGATTCCAAACCAGGTTATGTCCTTGTAATTGGAGCTACCAATAGACCTGATGCTGTTGACCCTGCACTACGGCGGCCTGGACGATTTGATCGTGAGATTGTTCTTGGTGTTCCGGATGAAATTGCCAGGCATGAGATCCTTTCTGTGCTTACACGTAATCTTAGACTTGAAGGCTCTTTCGATCTTTTGAAAATAGCTAGGGCAACACCAGGGTTTGTTGGAGCAGATTTGGCTGCCTTGGCTAACAAGGCTGGTAATCTTGCCATGAAGAGGATTATAGACCAAAGAAAGCATGAGTTTTCTAGAGAATCTATAGATGAGGAACAAGCTGATGAGTGGTGGAGGCAGCCTTGGTTGCCCGAGGAGATGGAAAAGCTCACCATCACTATGGCTGATTTTGAG GAAGCAGCTAAAATGGTTCAACCCTCATCAAGAAGAGAGGGATTCTCTACAATTCCTAATGTTAAGTGGGAAGATGTTGGTGGTCTTGAATTCCTAAGGCAGGAGTTCGACCGTTACATAGTTAGGCGCATAAAATTTCCAGAGGATTATGCG GAATTTGGAGTGGACTTGGAGACAGGATTTTTGCTTTATGGACCACCAGGCTGTGGTAAAACTTTGATTGCAAAGGCTGTCGCTAACGAGGCTGGAGCCAATTTCATTCACATCAAG GGCCCTGAACTTTTGAATAAATATGTTGGAGAAAGTGAGCTGGCAGTTCGGACGTTATTCAGCCGTGCTAGGACGTGTTCACCATGCATACTTTTTTTTGATGAG GTGGATGCTTTGACCACAAAGCGTGGAAAAGAGGGGGGATGGGTTGTTGAGCGACTTCTGAACCAG TTACTCATAGAGTTAGATGGTGCAGATCAGCGGCGTGGTGTATATGTTATTGGTGCCACTAATAG ACCTGAGGTTATGGATCGTGCTGTCTTACGGCCTGGTAGGTTTGGCAAACTTCTCTATGTCCCTCTCCCCAATCCAGATGAACGTGGGTTGATCTTGAAAGCTCTTGCTAGGAAGAAGCCAATAGATGCCAGTGTCGATTTGAGTGCCCTTGGACGTATGGAGGcttgtgaaaatttaagtggggcTGATCTTTCTGCACTG ATGAATGAAGCTGCAATGGCTGCTTTGGAAGAGAAACTCACATCAACTGGGATCTCAGAGACTTCATTGACAATCAAGACGTTCCATTTTGAACGAGCATTGAGTAAAATCTCACCCTCAGTCTCCGATAAG CAAAAACAGTTCTACCAGGTATTGTCAGAGAGCTTTAAAGCAGCTTGA